A genomic segment from Spirosoma sp. SC4-14 encodes:
- a CDS encoding NAD(P)/FAD-dependent oxidoreductase, whose protein sequence is MEINIPDSSLPRVVIVGSGFGGIQLAKSLKGKAFEVVLLDRNNYHTFLPLLYQVATAGLEPDAIAEPVREIFTGQPHFHFRMAEVLQIDPQQHKLDTSIGTLHYDYLVLACGSQANFYRNDELTRYALPMKTVRNALALRSRLLENSEQALELADEQQQLEQLNIVIAGGGPTGVELAGAIAELRDIVLAKDYPELPLKHMKIHLIEGNNRLLKSMGENSSRKAHQFLNRMGVTVHLKVLVKSYDGRVVTLSNGDTHAAKTLFWTAGVEGVLIPGLSPGSVGKGNRYSVNLFNQVEGYENVFAIGDNALQVLPDYPQGLPGLAPPAIQQGQWLAKNLVSLRHKQTLQPFRYANKGVMAVIGRNRAVVELPFWHTQGLLAWILWMGVHLLLLVGFRNKASTVLNWAVNYFSYSRASRLITRFQNAPVEAVTSVSGASVPL, encoded by the coding sequence ATGGAGATTAACATTCCCGATTCCAGTTTACCCCGCGTTGTCATTGTGGGCAGTGGGTTTGGCGGTATACAACTGGCGAAGTCCCTGAAAGGAAAAGCGTTTGAGGTGGTATTGCTCGACAGGAATAATTACCACACGTTTTTGCCGCTGCTTTATCAGGTGGCGACGGCCGGGCTGGAACCCGACGCCATTGCCGAACCCGTTCGTGAAATCTTTACCGGACAACCCCATTTTCATTTTCGAATGGCGGAGGTTCTTCAGATCGATCCACAGCAACATAAACTGGACACCTCCATTGGTACGTTGCACTATGATTACCTGGTGCTGGCCTGCGGCTCACAAGCCAATTTTTACCGGAATGACGAGCTGACCCGTTACGCTCTGCCTATGAAGACGGTGAGAAATGCCCTGGCCTTACGGAGTCGACTGCTGGAAAATAGTGAACAGGCGCTGGAACTAGCCGATGAGCAGCAACAACTCGAACAGTTGAACATTGTCATTGCCGGTGGTGGCCCAACGGGCGTTGAACTGGCCGGTGCCATTGCCGAACTGCGCGACATTGTACTGGCCAAAGACTACCCCGAACTACCCCTTAAGCACATGAAAATTCACCTGATTGAGGGAAACAACCGCCTATTAAAAAGCATGGGAGAAAACTCTTCCCGCAAGGCTCATCAGTTTCTGAACCGGATGGGCGTAACGGTGCATTTAAAAGTCCTCGTTAAATCCTACGATGGCAGGGTCGTTACGCTTAGTAATGGAGACACGCATGCTGCCAAAACCCTGTTCTGGACGGCCGGGGTAGAAGGCGTACTCATTCCGGGCTTATCACCTGGCAGCGTTGGAAAAGGAAATAGGTATAGTGTCAACCTGTTTAATCAGGTGGAAGGCTATGAGAACGTATTCGCTATTGGCGATAATGCCCTGCAAGTGCTTCCAGATTATCCACAGGGGCTTCCGGGATTGGCTCCTCCAGCAATCCAGCAAGGGCAATGGCTGGCGAAAAATTTAGTTTCACTACGCCACAAACAAACACTTCAACCGTTTCGCTACGCAAACAAAGGTGTAATGGCTGTAATTGGCCGTAACCGGGCAGTCGTTGAACTACCCTTCTGGCACACGCAGGGGTTGTTGGCCTGGATACTCTGGATGGGCGTACATCTGCTGTTATTGGTTGGCTTTCGCAACAAAGCGTCCACAGTACTGAACTGGGCGGTCAATTATTTTAGCTACAGCCGGGCTTCTAGGCTAATTACCCGATTTCAGAATGCTCCCGTTGAAGCCGTGACCAGCGTTTCTGGAGCCTCTGTTCCCCTTTAA
- a CDS encoding RES family NAD+ phosphorylase produces the protein MLTVYRTVKAKYVHEPLATEGARLFGGRWNPKGYPLLYTTSSPALALVESLVHQPRVKYDKLPKLVLFTLQVPDDSLTTWSLEDLPAYWNEESYERTQWILGDWLNEPTTLVAAVPSVVVPMSYNYLLHPSHAAFGQIRVLHQEPFPIERRLWQQEES, from the coding sequence ATGTTAACCGTTTACCGAACCGTTAAAGCAAAATACGTCCATGAACCTTTGGCCACTGAAGGAGCCCGGCTGTTTGGGGGCCGGTGGAATCCAAAGGGCTATCCTTTACTGTATACTACCTCCTCACCCGCGCTGGCCTTGGTCGAATCGTTAGTACACCAACCTCGGGTCAAGTACGACAAGTTGCCCAAGCTAGTTTTGTTTACCCTACAGGTGCCTGATGACTCGTTAACCACTTGGTCGCTGGAGGACTTGCCCGCTTACTGGAATGAAGAGAGTTATGAACGTACCCAATGGATTTTAGGGGATTGGCTAAACGAGCCCACCACGCTAGTGGCGGCTGTACCCTCGGTAGTGGTACCGATGTCCTACAACTATTTGCTTCATCCATCTCATGCAGCATTTGGCCAAATTCGGGTTCTTCATCAGGAACCTTTTCCCATCGAACGTCGACTCTGGCAGCAGGAAGAGTCCTAA